In one Acetobacter sp. genomic region, the following are encoded:
- the trbJ gene encoding P-type conjugative transfer protein TrbJ has protein sequence MTEKTFRPWTEFFGRAHEKHFRRGILLTSALLAGGGTFSPLRPAHAQWAVYDGANHVENVLIAARTLQQIDNQITSLANQAQMLVNQGRNLASLPLSTLSTLQSTIYHTTALLAQAQNIAYSVQSVEQQYQQAYISVSSGMSDSALFSQAQTRWQNSVGGFEDALKLQARVVGNIPSDSSAMSQLVSSSQTSTGALQAAQAGNQLLALQSRQLSDIQAELAANGRATALQQAREAATEAESEAQYQHFSQHDAYVPGTVSMFGSSGN, from the coding sequence GAAAAAACTTTCCGGCCTTGGACTGAATTTTTCGGTCGCGCTCACGAAAAACATTTCCGCCGAGGTATCCTTCTCACTTCTGCACTGCTGGCGGGCGGCGGGACGTTCTCTCCCTTGCGTCCGGCGCACGCGCAATGGGCCGTGTATGACGGGGCGAACCATGTCGAGAACGTGCTGATCGCAGCTCGTACGCTCCAGCAGATCGACAACCAGATCACCTCTCTCGCCAATCAGGCGCAGATGCTGGTCAATCAGGGGCGGAACCTCGCAAGCCTGCCACTCTCGACATTGTCGACGCTGCAATCAACGATTTACCACACGACGGCTCTGCTCGCGCAGGCGCAGAATATTGCCTACAGCGTCCAGTCCGTTGAGCAGCAGTATCAGCAGGCATACATATCTGTGTCCTCGGGCATGTCCGACAGCGCTCTGTTCAGTCAAGCGCAGACCCGCTGGCAGAATTCCGTGGGCGGGTTCGAAGATGCCCTGAAACTTCAGGCGCGCGTGGTGGGCAACATCCCCAGCGACAGTTCGGCCATGAGCCAGCTTGTGTCCTCCAGCCAGACCTCCACGGGCGCGTTGCAGGCCGCGCAGGCCGGAAACCAGCTTCTGGCTCTGCAATCCCGTCAGTTATCCGACATTCAGGCTGAACTCGCGGCGAATGGTCGGGCAACGGCGCTGCAACAGGCGCGCGAGGCCGCTACGGAAGCGGAGAGCGAAGCGCAGTATCAGCATTTCTCCCAGCATGACGCCTACGTGCCCGGCACGGTGTCGATGTTCGGCAGCAGCGGGAACTGA
- the trbL gene encoding P-type conjugative transfer protein TrbL has translation MATNDVGVIDTFLNTFTTTIDTGFGLVKGNLISLAGSLSVLDIALAGLFWAWAADEDIIQRLVKKTLYIGFFAFVINNFDHLSKLVFDSFARLGLRAGGGTLALADFLRPGRLASTGFDAARPLLDSAHTLLGPVAFFTNFIQIFVLCLSWLIVLAAFFILAVQLFVALIEFKLTTLAGFVLIPFALFNRTAFLAEKVLGNVVSSGVKIMVLAVISAIASVLFGQFATSYGSDVPTIGQSVSVVLASLAIVGLSIFGGSIANGLISGAPQLGAGAAVGTGMAVGAMGAAAVAGVGAVASGGAAAVGATAAAARGGAAIAGAATSAYSAGAAGASGGAGSMAAGIGGMGRAVGGNIANAAKGAASRAGSSLKESYAAGSQWAAQGMGGGQGGETGGSDGGGPTPSGDNPSGGGGSPAGGGPSGDGDGGGDGGAGSGRTAGEPPRWTRTMKRRNAATHAAEAAHVIRAADGGGGGGSASIDLSEKE, from the coding sequence ATGGCCACCAATGATGTCGGGGTGATCGACACCTTTTTGAACACCTTCACCACCACGATCGATACCGGGTTCGGTCTGGTGAAAGGAAACCTCATCTCACTGGCCGGATCTCTGTCCGTGCTGGATATCGCCCTGGCCGGGCTGTTCTGGGCCTGGGCGGCGGACGAGGACATCATCCAGCGTCTGGTGAAGAAGACGCTCTATATCGGCTTCTTCGCCTTCGTGATCAACAATTTCGACCATCTGTCAAAGCTGGTGTTTGACAGTTTTGCCCGGCTTGGTCTGAGGGCAGGCGGAGGCACGCTGGCGCTTGCGGATTTTCTCCGTCCTGGCCGCCTCGCGTCCACCGGTTTTGATGCCGCCCGCCCCTTGTTGGACTCTGCTCACACTCTGCTCGGCCCGGTCGCCTTCTTTACGAATTTCATTCAGATCTTCGTGCTCTGTCTGTCCTGGCTGATCGTGCTCGCGGCGTTCTTTATTCTGGCCGTGCAGCTTTTTGTCGCCCTGATCGAATTCAAGCTGACCACGTTGGCAGGCTTCGTGCTGATCCCCTTCGCCCTGTTCAATCGCACCGCCTTTCTGGCGGAGAAGGTGCTGGGGAATGTCGTGTCCTCGGGCGTGAAGATCATGGTGCTGGCGGTGATCTCCGCCATCGCATCAGTTCTGTTCGGACAATTTGCAACATCCTATGGCAGCGATGTTCCCACGATCGGTCAATCCGTATCGGTGGTGCTGGCCTCTCTTGCAATTGTTGGCCTGTCGATTTTTGGGGGCAGCATTGCCAACGGGCTGATTTCAGGCGCCCCCCAGCTTGGGGCAGGGGCCGCTGTCGGCACTGGCATGGCGGTTGGTGCCATGGGGGCTGCGGCGGTGGCTGGTGTTGGAGCTGTCGCCTCGGGTGGTGCTGCGGCTGTAGGTGCGACCGCCGCCGCCGCCCGAGGAGGAGCCGCGATCGCAGGTGCTGCTACGTCAGCCTATTCGGCCGGAGCGGCTGGCGCATCTGGTGGCGCGGGCAGTATGGCCGCCGGGATCGGAGGCATGGGCCGGGCTGTCGGCGGGAATATCGCGAATGCCGCCAAAGGGGCGGCATCGCGTGCAGGCTCATCTCTCAAGGAAAGTTACGCCGCCGGCAGCCAATGGGCCGCACAGGGCATGGGGGGCGGGCAGGGTGGTGAAACCGGTGGTTCTGACGGAGGTGGCCCCACGCCATCCGGGGACAATCCCTCTGGTGGAGGAGGTTCTCCAGCCGGTGGTGGTCCGTCCGGAGATGGCGATGGTGGTGGAGATGGCGGGGCTGGCTCGGGTCGCACCGCCGGTGAGCCGCCGCGATGGACGCGCACCATGAAGCGTCGCAACGCCGCCACCCATGCCGCAGAGGCGGCCCATGTCATCCGCGCTGCCGATGGCGGAGGCGGAGGCGGATCGGCGTCCATTGATCTGTCAGAAAAGGAATAA
- the trbF gene encoding conjugal transfer protein TrbF — MFRRSTTRYGATPEPVTPYQKAAQIWDDRIGSARVQARNWRLMAFGSLFLSAGLGAGLVWQSARGTVTPWVVQVDHLGEAQVVAPATASYRPTDPQIAWYLARFIEDIRSLSSDPVVVRQNWLRAYDFTTTSGAVALNDYARLNDPFARVGHEQVELDVSSVIRASPTSFRVAWVERHYRDGAFVGTERWTAIVVIRLNTPRDADHLRKNPLGIYVSAINWSKELGQ, encoded by the coding sequence ATGTTCCGTCGCTCCACCACACGCTACGGGGCAACCCCCGAGCCGGTCACACCTTACCAGAAAGCGGCGCAGATCTGGGATGACCGGATCGGGTCCGCCCGTGTCCAGGCGCGGAACTGGCGACTGATGGCGTTCGGGTCGCTGTTCCTGTCCGCCGGACTTGGTGCGGGGCTGGTCTGGCAGTCCGCGCGCGGCACTGTCACGCCGTGGGTCGTGCAGGTCGATCATCTGGGCGAGGCGCAGGTCGTGGCCCCCGCGACAGCGTCCTATAGGCCCACCGATCCACAGATCGCCTGGTATCTGGCTCGCTTCATTGAGGATATCCGTAGTCTGTCCTCCGATCCCGTGGTGGTGCGGCAGAACTGGCTGCGTGCGTATGATTTCACCACAACGTCAGGTGCCGTCGCACTGAATGACTATGCGCGCCTGAATGACCCTTTTGCCCGTGTCGGGCATGAGCAGGTTGAACTGGATGTCTCATCGGTTATTCGTGCGTCGCCTACGAGTTTCAGGGTCGCGTGGGTCGAGCGGCATTATCGCGATGGGGCTTTCGTTGGCACAGAGCGATGGACCGCCATTGTTGTGATCAGGCTCAACACGCCGCGTGACGCCGACCACCTCCGAAAAAATCCTCTGGGGATTTACGTCTCCGCCATCAACT